The proteins below are encoded in one region of Cytobacillus sp. IB215665:
- the spoIIGA gene encoding sigma-E processing peptidase SpoIIGA produces the protein MSIYIDIIWFLNLLFDGSLLLLTAVILKRRIKFWRLVVGSLIGSSLVLLIVSPLASIVSNPLIKFLFSLIIIWAAFGYKRFSYFIKNLCTFYFATFVVGGGIIAFHYLLQKEVNINNGIFLTTSTGYGDPVSWLFVIIAFPSLWYFSRSQIDGIKSNKMKYEEIIDVTIVITNIKITIKGLIDSGNQLYDPISRSPVMIIDSTCLVEHVPAGIIELSKNVDMLMNEMTVDDPQWEKRLRLIPYRGVGQDHQILLAIKPDNISLRYENNWLDVNKGLIALNHVKLSSDDEYQCIVHPKMIQSSSVQSA, from the coding sequence TTCTTAATTTGTTATTTGATGGATCATTACTGCTGTTAACTGCAGTAATTCTAAAGAGAAGAATTAAGTTTTGGAGACTTGTGGTTGGCTCGTTAATAGGCTCATCTCTCGTTCTATTAATAGTTTCTCCACTAGCTTCCATCGTATCCAATCCATTAATCAAATTTTTATTTTCACTGATTATCATTTGGGCTGCTTTTGGATACAAGCGTTTTTCTTATTTTATCAAGAACCTTTGCACTTTTTATTTCGCAACGTTTGTAGTCGGAGGTGGTATTATTGCTTTCCATTATTTATTACAAAAAGAAGTTAACATAAATAATGGTATCTTTCTTACGACGTCAACTGGATACGGTGATCCAGTTAGTTGGTTATTTGTAATAATTGCGTTTCCATCTCTATGGTATTTTTCAAGGTCGCAGATAGATGGAATTAAAAGTAATAAGATGAAATACGAGGAAATTATTGATGTTACTATAGTTATTACCAATATCAAAATAACCATTAAGGGATTGATTGATAGTGGTAATCAGCTATACGATCCAATTTCTCGGTCACCAGTAATGATTATCGATAGTACATGTTTAGTTGAACATGTGCCTGCAGGAATTATTGAACTATCAAAAAACGTTGATATGTTAATGAATGAGATGACTGTTGATGATCCTCAATGGGAAAAACGACTTCGACTAATTCCATATAGAGGTGTAGGACAAGATCATCAAATACTATTAGCAATCAAACCAGATAACATTTCACTTCGATATGAAAATAATTGGCTAGATGTGAATAAAGGGCTCATTGCCTTAAATCATGTCAAACTTTCAAGTGACGATGAGTATCAGTGTATCGTTCACCCTAAGATGATTCAATCATCCTCAGTACAATCAGCCTAG
- the sigE gene encoding RNA polymerase sporulation sigma factor SigE, which translates to MTVRFTYYWYKLLMKLGIKTDEIYYIGGSEALPPPLSKEEEGLLLQKLTKGDKAARSILIERNLRLVVYIARKFENTGINIEDLISIGTIGLIKAVNTFNPEKKIKLATYASRCIENEILMYLRRNNKIRSEVSFDEPLNIDWDGNELLLSDVLGTEDDVITKNLEANVDRKLLLKALHQLNDREKQIMELRFGLIGGEEKTQKDVADMLGISQSYISRLEKRIIKRLRKEFNKMV; encoded by the coding sequence ATGACAGTTCGTTTTACATATTATTGGTACAAATTATTAATGAAACTAGGTATCAAAACTGATGAAATTTATTATATAGGTGGAAGTGAGGCTTTGCCACCTCCTTTATCAAAAGAAGAAGAAGGGCTCTTATTGCAAAAACTCACGAAAGGTGATAAAGCTGCTAGATCTATTCTAATCGAAAGAAACCTTCGTTTAGTCGTTTACATTGCTAGAAAATTCGAAAATACAGGAATTAATATCGAGGATTTAATTAGTATTGGTACGATAGGTTTAATTAAAGCTGTAAATACTTTTAATCCAGAGAAAAAAATTAAGCTAGCTACATACGCATCAAGATGTATTGAAAATGAAATTTTAATGTATTTAAGAAGAAATAATAAAATACGTTCTGAAGTATCATTTGACGAACCTCTCAATATTGACTGGGACGGAAATGAACTGTTGCTATCAGATGTTTTAGGAACTGAAGACGATGTCATCACGAAAAATTTGGAGGCAAATGTAGACCGAAAATTATTGCTAAAAGCTTTACATCAGTTGAATGATCGTGAAAAACAAATTATGGAGCTTAGGTTCGGACTTATAGGTGGTGAAGAAAAAACACAAAAGGATGTTGCTGATATGTTAGGTATTTCTCAATCATATATTTCTCGACTAGAGAAAAGAATTATAAAGAGGCTTAGAAAAGAGTTTAATAAAATGGTTTAA
- the sigG gene encoding RNA polymerase sporulation sigma factor SigG, whose protein sequence is MLNLGHLLLLGGKELTRNKVEICGVDTSKLPVLKNVEMRELFRLMQSGDIQAREKLVNGNLRLVLSVIQRFNNRGEYVDDLFQVGCIGLMKSIDNFDLGQNVKFSTYAVPMIIGEIRRYLRDNNPIRVSRSLRDIAYKALQVREELMGKTSKEPTAEEISKVLEVPYEEIVFALDAIQDPVSLFEPIYNDGGDPIFVMDQLSDEKNKDSQWIEEIALKEGMRRLNDREKLILRKRFFQGKTQMEVAEEIGISQAQVSRLEKAAIKQMNKNIQS, encoded by the coding sequence ATACTTAACTTAGGACATCTACTCCTGTTAGGGGGGAAAGAATTGACTAGAAATAAAGTTGAAATTTGTGGCGTTGATACGTCAAAGCTTCCAGTACTAAAAAATGTAGAGATGAGAGAACTATTCCGTTTAATGCAAAGCGGGGACATACAAGCTCGTGAAAAATTAGTTAATGGGAACTTGCGACTTGTATTAAGTGTTATTCAAAGATTCAACAATAGAGGAGAGTATGTAGACGACCTGTTCCAGGTTGGTTGCATCGGTTTAATGAAGTCCATCGACAACTTTGATTTAGGTCAAAACGTTAAATTTTCCACATATGCTGTGCCGATGATCATAGGTGAAATTCGGAGATATTTACGTGATAATAATCCAATTAGAGTTTCACGTTCATTACGCGATATTGCATATAAAGCTTTACAAGTAAGGGAAGAATTAATGGGGAAGACATCGAAAGAACCTACAGCAGAGGAAATATCCAAAGTGTTAGAAGTTCCATATGAGGAAATAGTGTTTGCTCTTGATGCAATACAAGACCCAGTATCATTATTTGAACCGATTTATAATGATGGAGGGGATCCAATTTTTGTAATGGATCAGCTAAGTGATGAAAAAAATAAAGATTCGCAATGGATTGAAGAAATAGCTTTAAAGGAAGGTATGCGAAGATTAAATGATCGAGAAAAGCTCATTTTAAGGAAACGTTTTTTTCAAGGTAAAACCCAAATGGAAGTTGCTGAAGAAATAGGAATTTCTCAAGCACAAGTGTCAAGATTAGAAAAAGCAGCAATAAAGCAAATGAATAAGAATATTCAAAGCTGA
- a CDS encoding YlmC/YmxH family sporulation protein has translation MVKISEFQAKSVVNVADGTNLGHIGDIDINLSTGEIESIVIFANGKVLGFFGREEEVVIPWVNIVKVGKDVILVRYQSHEAKLIEE, from the coding sequence ATGGTAAAAATCTCTGAATTTCAAGCAAAAAGTGTAGTTAATGTAGCTGATGGTACAAATTTAGGCCATATTGGTGATATAGATATAAATTTGAGTACAGGAGAAATAGAATCAATTGTTATTTTTGCTAATGGCAAAGTTTTAGGGTTTTTTGGACGAGAAGAAGAAGTAGTAATACCGTGGGTAAATATTGTGAAAGTTGGTAAGGATGTTATTTTAGTTAGATATCAATCACACGAAGCTAAGCTAATAGAGGAGTAA
- the pgeF gene encoding peptidoglycan editing factor PgeF, with translation MYEPFQQIEHEEILYLPWHVFNSKVVAGFTTKNGGYSKFPYETLNTGLHVNDKPDTVVKNREAVAKLINFPIENWVCAEQIHDHTITKVTKKDIGKGIYSYSTSIDGTDGLYTTDAGILLTLCYADCVPIYFRAKNKEIIGVAHAGWKGSVKNIVGKMVQQWTENEQVKRNDIYVAIGPSIGSCCYNVDERVIKQVDTILQNHDLLPYTFIGNGEYSLDLKQLNQQLLVEAGILVDNIEVSNYCTSCQEGLFYSYRRDNGKTGRMMSFIGMKEV, from the coding sequence ATGTACGAACCTTTTCAACAAATTGAACATGAAGAAATTCTTTATTTACCTTGGCATGTTTTTAATTCTAAAGTCGTAGCTGGGTTTACAACGAAAAATGGTGGATATAGTAAATTTCCGTATGAGACGTTAAATACAGGTTTACATGTTAATGATAAACCTGATACGGTGGTGAAAAATAGAGAGGCGGTAGCAAAGTTAATTAATTTTCCTATTGAAAACTGGGTATGTGCTGAGCAAATTCATGATCATACGATAACTAAAGTAACAAAGAAGGATATAGGGAAAGGCATCTACTCCTATTCTACATCTATAGATGGTACAGACGGCTTATACACTACTGATGCCGGTATATTGTTAACATTATGCTATGCAGATTGTGTCCCTATATATTTTCGGGCTAAGAATAAGGAAATAATAGGCGTGGCCCATGCAGGATGGAAAGGTTCAGTGAAAAATATTGTTGGGAAGATGGTACAGCAATGGACTGAAAATGAACAAGTTAAAAGAAATGACATATATGTTGCTATTGGACCATCAATAGGAAGTTGCTGCTATAATGTGGATGAACGTGTAATTAAACAAGTAGATACTATCTTACAAAACCATGATCTCCTTCCATATACTTTTATTGGTAATGGAGAATATAGTTTAGATTTAAAACAATTAAACCAACAATTATTGGTTGAAGCTGGCATACTAGTTGACAATATTGAAGTTTCAAATTATTGTACGAGTTGTCAAGAAGGGTTATTTTACTCTTACAGACGTGACAATGGTAAGACTGGTAGAATGATGAGCTTTATTGGTATGAAGGAGGTATAA
- a CDS encoding YggS family pyridoxal phosphate-dependent enzyme, with the protein MSVEVNLAIIEEKINEVCAKVKRDRKDINIIAVTKYVTVERVEEAIQAGITQFGENRDQGFNDKWEQIGAKVTWHFIGTLQTRKVKNIINKVDYIHSLDRLSLAEEIQKRATKQIKCFIQVNTSGEGSKHGMSPEEVIPFIDQLKGFSNVFIVGLMTMAPHTDDVSIIRSCFQKLKELQQQVQALSLAYAPCKDLSMGMSNDYEIAIEEGATYLRIGSSLVGNEQ; encoded by the coding sequence TTGTCTGTTGAGGTAAATTTAGCTATTATTGAAGAAAAAATAAACGAAGTGTGTGCAAAAGTTAAGCGTGACAGGAAAGATATAAATATCATAGCTGTGACAAAATATGTAACTGTTGAACGGGTAGAAGAAGCCATACAAGCAGGGATTACTCAATTTGGTGAGAACCGAGATCAAGGTTTCAACGATAAATGGGAACAAATTGGAGCAAAGGTTACCTGGCATTTTATTGGGACATTACAAACGAGAAAGGTAAAGAATATTATTAATAAGGTTGACTACATTCATTCTTTAGACCGACTATCGTTAGCTGAAGAAATTCAAAAGCGTGCTACGAAGCAAATTAAATGTTTCATCCAGGTGAACACTTCAGGTGAGGGCTCGAAACATGGTATGTCTCCGGAAGAAGTAATACCATTTATTGACCAGCTAAAAGGTTTTTCAAATGTTTTCATCGTTGGGCTGATGACAATGGCACCACATACCGATGACGTTTCAATCATTCGATCGTGCTTTCAGAAATTAAAAGAACTTCAGCAACAAGTACAAGCATTATCTTTAGCATATGCACCTTGTAAAGATCTATCAATGGGTATGTCAAATGATTACGAAATTGCGATCGAAGAAGGGGCAACATATTTACGTATAGGTTCTTCTTTAGTTGGCAATGAGCAGTAG
- a CDS encoding cell division protein SepF, producing MSMMSKFKNFFALEDEYDYVDEQEEYEHDDEIDVSKQPKAANQKQNIVSLQSVQKSSKVVLIEPRAYSEVQDIADQLKNRRSVVVNLQRNQHDQAKRIVDFLSGTVYALGGDIQKVGSNIFLCTPDNVDVSGTISELSIDEDSIGQRW from the coding sequence ATGAGCATGATGTCAAAGTTTAAGAACTTTTTTGCACTTGAAGATGAATATGATTATGTTGATGAGCAAGAAGAATATGAGCATGATGATGAAATAGACGTATCAAAACAGCCAAAAGCGGCTAATCAGAAACAAAATATTGTGAGTTTACAGAGCGTACAAAAATCTTCTAAAGTCGTATTAATTGAACCAAGAGCGTATAGTGAAGTTCAAGATATAGCTGATCAATTAAAAAATAGACGTTCTGTTGTAGTAAATTTACAACGAAACCAACATGACCAAGCAAAAAGAATTGTTGATTTTTTGAGTGGGACAGTGTATGCTCTCGGTGGGGATATACAAAAGGTAGGATCTAATATTTTTCTATGTACGCCTGATAATGTTGATGTTTCGGGAACAATTTCTGAGTTGTCAATTGATGAAGACTCTATAGGACAGAGGTGGTAA
- a CDS encoding YggT family protein, with product MELLLSIILFAVDIYFYALFIYILMSWFPNARETSIGQVLTSICEPYLEPFRKIIPPLGMIDISPIVAILVLRYASFGLQYLFSSFLL from the coding sequence ATGGAACTATTACTTAGTATTATTTTATTTGCAGTAGATATATATTTTTATGCTCTTTTTATTTACATATTAATGTCTTGGTTTCCAAACGCAAGAGAAACAAGTATCGGTCAAGTTTTAACTTCTATTTGCGAACCTTACTTGGAACCATTTAGAAAAATAATTCCACCTCTTGGTATGATTGATATATCACCAATCGTTGCAATTCTTGTATTGCGGTATGCAAGTTTTGGTTTACAGTATTTGTTTAGCTCTTTTTTACTTTAA
- a CDS encoding RNA-binding protein has product MNIYQHFRKEEHNFIDQVIDWKNTVQNTYSYKLTDFLDPREQEITKSIVGENQDVHVELFGGAEWTERKRALIYPDYYVPSDDDFKLAVFELGYPEKFVTIEHPQMLGSLMGLGMRRAKFGDVIIQDRIVQFVVAEEVENYIQVNLQSVGKSKVSVKRINLSSIVNRKELWRENVTTASSLRLDIMIATIFSISRQRAQQLIKNGLVRMNWKTIEQTSFECKEGDIISVRGVGRGKLLSIEGKTKKEKWRIVVGIQK; this is encoded by the coding sequence ATGAATATTTACCAACATTTTCGCAAAGAGGAGCACAATTTTATAGACCAGGTGATAGATTGGAAGAATACAGTTCAAAATACGTATAGCTATAAACTTACTGATTTTTTAGACCCTAGAGAACAAGAAATAACTAAATCTATTGTAGGCGAGAATCAAGATGTTCACGTGGAATTATTTGGTGGTGCTGAGTGGACCGAAAGAAAGAGGGCGCTTATCTATCCTGATTATTATGTTCCTAGTGATGATGACTTCAAGCTTGCTGTTTTTGAACTTGGATACCCTGAAAAATTTGTAACGATTGAACATCCGCAAATGTTAGGTTCGTTAATGGGGCTAGGGATGAGAAGAGCTAAATTTGGTGATGTAATTATACAGGATCGTATTGTTCAATTCGTCGTCGCAGAAGAGGTCGAAAACTATATACAAGTGAATCTCCAATCAGTTGGTAAGAGTAAAGTCTCAGTTAAAAGGATTAATTTATCAAGCATAGTAAACCGTAAGGAATTGTGGAGAGAAAATGTAACGACTGCATCCTCACTTCGTCTAGATATTATGATAGCAACAATATTCTCAATTTCTAGACAAAGAGCTCAACAGCTTATTAAAAATGGACTTGTTCGCATGAATTGGAAAACGATCGAGCAAACTTCATTTGAATGTAAAGAAGGGGATATCATCTCTGTACGTGGAGTTGGTAGAGGGAAACTTTTGTCAATAGAAGGTAAGACAAAAAAAGAAAAATGGCGAATTGTCGTGGGAATACAAAAATAA
- a CDS encoding DivIVA domain-containing protein — MPLTPLDIHNKEFSKGFRGYDEDEVNEFLDQVIKDYEIVIRQKKELEDKVTDLTERINHFTSIEETLNKSIVIAQETAEEVKRNAEKEAKLIIKEAEKNADRIINESLSKSRKITLEIEELKKQSKVFRNRFKMLIEAQLDMLQHNDWDSLMEYEEDPQSVVK, encoded by the coding sequence GTGCCTTTAACACCATTAGATATTCATAATAAGGAATTTAGTAAAGGATTCCGAGGTTATGATGAAGATGAAGTAAATGAATTTTTAGATCAGGTTATTAAAGATTATGAAATTGTAATTAGACAAAAAAAAGAGTTAGAAGACAAGGTTACAGATTTAACTGAGAGAATAAACCATTTTACAAGTATTGAAGAAACACTCAATAAATCAATCGTTATTGCTCAAGAGACAGCAGAGGAAGTTAAAAGAAATGCTGAAAAGGAAGCAAAGTTAATTATTAAAGAAGCTGAAAAGAATGCTGACAGAATAATTAATGAATCACTTTCTAAATCTCGTAAGATTACCTTGGAAATAGAGGAATTGAAGAAGCAATCAAAAGTATTTAGAAATCGTTTTAAAATGCTTATAGAAGCTCAACTTGATATGCTTCAACATAACGATTGGGATAGTTTAATGGAGTATGAAGAAGATCCACAATCAGTTGTGAAATAG
- the ileS gene encoding isoleucine--tRNA ligase gives MEYKDTLLMPKTSFPMRGNLPNREPQMQQQWDEQHIYEMVQERTKDRPLFVLHDGPPYANGDIHMGHALNKILKDFIVRYKSMSGYNAPYVPGWDTHGLPIETALTKNKKIKRKEMSVAEFRKLCEEYAYKQINNQREQFKRLGVRGDWENPYITLEPAYEAQQIKVFGEMAKKGLIYKGLKPVNWSPSSESALAEAEIEYKDKRSPSIYVAFEVKDGKGVLQGDEKIIIWTTTPWTLPANLGITVHPDLDYSIVQADGQKYVIATDLLEVVQNEIGWENTTTVKSIKGHLLENVVAAHPFYERDSLVMLGDHVTTDAGTGCVHTAPGHGEDDFIVGKKYGLDVLCPVNEMGYMTTEAPGFEGLFYDQANKPITEKLEEVGALLKLTFITHSYPHDWRTKKPTIFRATAQWFASIDKIREDLLNSVKETKWVPEWGETRLHNMVRDRGDWCISRQRAWGVPIPVFYGENGEPIITDETIDHVSNLFREHGSNIWFEQDAKGLLPEGFSHPSSPNGKFTKEQDIMDVWFDSGSSHQAVLLERDDLQRPADLYLEGSDQYRGWFNSSLSTSVAVTGHAPYKGVLSHGFVLDGEGRKMSKSIGNVVVPEKVMKQLGGDILRLWVASVDYQSDVRISDAILKQVAEVYRKIRNTFRFLLGNLFDFEPTKDTVAYEDLREVDRYMLIKLNKIINKVKKSYETYEFASIFHDVHNFCTIDLSSFYLDFAKDILYIDAPNDMNRRAIQTVMYESLLALTKLVAPILPHTADEVWSHINTVSEQSVQLVDMPEATELQNAKQIEEKWDAFMSLRDDVLKALEVARNEKVIGKSLNAHIALYTTDDTKHLLNAIEEDVKQLFIVSGFDIAGMLEDAPANAQKFDQTAIVVSPAEGETCERCWVVSQTVGEDKDHPTICSRCATVVKEHYTE, from the coding sequence ATGGAGTATAAAGATACCTTACTTATGCCGAAAACAAGCTTTCCAATGCGTGGAAATCTTCCGAATCGAGAGCCACAAATGCAACAGCAATGGGACGAGCAACATATATATGAAATGGTTCAAGAACGAACAAAAGATAGACCATTATTTGTATTACATGACGGCCCTCCATATGCAAATGGTGATATTCATATGGGGCATGCTTTAAACAAAATATTAAAAGATTTTATCGTACGCTATAAATCCATGAGCGGTTATAATGCGCCATATGTGCCAGGTTGGGATACTCATGGTTTACCTATAGAAACAGCACTAACAAAAAATAAAAAAATAAAACGTAAGGAAATGAGTGTTGCTGAATTTCGTAAGCTCTGTGAAGAATATGCGTATAAACAAATCAATAATCAACGCGAGCAATTTAAACGCTTAGGTGTTCGTGGAGATTGGGAAAATCCGTATATTACATTAGAGCCTGCTTATGAAGCACAACAAATTAAAGTATTTGGCGAAATGGCTAAAAAGGGTCTAATATATAAAGGCTTAAAGCCTGTCAATTGGTCACCATCAAGTGAATCAGCTCTTGCAGAAGCTGAGATTGAATATAAAGATAAAAGATCACCTTCTATTTATGTAGCATTTGAAGTGAAAGATGGGAAAGGGGTACTCCAAGGGGATGAAAAAATAATTATTTGGACAACGACACCTTGGACACTTCCTGCAAATCTTGGAATTACAGTTCATCCTGATCTTGATTATAGTATTGTTCAAGCAGATGGACAAAAATATGTTATTGCAACTGATTTACTAGAAGTTGTACAAAATGAAATTGGCTGGGAGAATACGACAACAGTAAAATCCATAAAAGGACATCTTTTAGAGAATGTCGTTGCTGCACATCCGTTTTATGAGCGTGATAGTCTTGTCATGTTAGGAGATCATGTAACGACAGATGCAGGTACTGGATGTGTTCATACTGCACCTGGTCATGGGGAAGATGACTTTATCGTAGGAAAAAAATACGGTTTAGACGTACTTTGCCCTGTAAATGAAATGGGTTATATGACTACTGAGGCACCAGGCTTTGAAGGGTTGTTCTATGATCAAGCGAATAAGCCAATTACTGAGAAATTAGAGGAAGTTGGAGCTTTACTCAAACTTACCTTTATCACTCATTCATATCCACATGACTGGAGAACAAAAAAGCCTACAATATTTAGAGCAACAGCACAATGGTTTGCTTCAATAGATAAAATACGAGAAGATTTACTTAACTCAGTAAAAGAAACAAAATGGGTGCCGGAATGGGGCGAAACCCGCTTGCATAACATGGTGAGAGATCGTGGGGATTGGTGTATTTCTAGACAACGTGCCTGGGGTGTACCTATTCCTGTGTTCTACGGGGAGAATGGAGAGCCTATTATTACAGATGAAACGATTGATCATGTATCGAACCTATTTAGAGAGCACGGCTCAAATATTTGGTTTGAACAAGATGCAAAAGGCTTGCTCCCAGAAGGCTTTTCACATCCTTCTAGTCCAAATGGAAAGTTTACAAAGGAACAAGACATAATGGATGTATGGTTTGATTCAGGATCTTCTCATCAAGCCGTTCTCCTCGAAAGAGACGATCTACAACGTCCAGCAGATTTGTATTTAGAAGGTTCTGACCAATATCGTGGTTGGTTTAATTCTTCCTTATCTACATCTGTTGCGGTTACTGGACATGCTCCATATAAAGGTGTATTGAGCCATGGCTTTGTACTTGATGGAGAAGGTAGGAAGATGAGTAAGTCTATCGGGAATGTCGTCGTTCCAGAAAAAGTAATGAAACAATTAGGTGGCGATATTCTACGCTTATGGGTAGCTTCAGTAGATTATCAATCAGACGTTCGAATCTCAGATGCTATATTAAAGCAAGTAGCTGAAGTATATCGCAAAATTCGTAATACATTCCGCTTCTTATTAGGGAATTTATTCGATTTTGAACCAACTAAAGACACAGTGGCATATGAAGATTTAAGAGAAGTTGATCGATATATGCTCATTAAACTCAATAAAATCATTAACAAAGTAAAGAAATCTTATGAAACATATGAATTTGCGAGTATTTTCCACGATGTTCATAATTTTTGTACGATTGATTTAAGTTCATTCTATTTAGATTTTGCTAAGGATATTTTATACATTGATGCACCAAATGATATGAACCGTCGTGCAATTCAAACAGTCATGTATGAGTCTTTATTAGCACTTACGAAGCTTGTAGCACCTATACTACCTCATACAGCAGACGAGGTATGGTCACATATTAATACTGTATCAGAGCAAAGTGTGCAGTTAGTCGACATGCCTGAAGCAACAGAATTACAAAATGCTAAACAAATTGAAGAGAAATGGGATGCATTTATGTCTCTTCGTGACGATGTGTTAAAGGCATTAGAAGTGGCTCGGAATGAAAAAGTGATAGGTAAATCATTAAATGCTCATATTGCATTATATACTACTGATGATACTAAACATCTCTTAAATGCCATTGAAGAAGATGTGAAGCAACTGTTTATCGTTTCAGGATTTGACATTGCAGGAATGCTAGAAGATGCACCAGCGAATGCACAAAAATTTGATCAGACTGCAATTGTTGTATCACCAGCTGAGGGAGAGACGTGTGAACGTTGTTGGGTTGTTTCTCAAACAGTAGGTGAGGATAAAGATCATCCAACGATATGCTCAAGGTGTGCTACGGTAGTTAAGGAACATTATACTGAATAA
- a CDS encoding molecular chaperone DnaK: MYEQTAEIKAELELAKLELETRLGQVDKDDECTLNDEKHMEIIHYVKEDLEDVNRALVKIDLGVYGLCESTGKRIPLDKLRIFPTVRTIDEVNYPNNYIH; this comes from the coding sequence ATGTATGAACAAACAGCAGAGATAAAAGCAGAATTAGAGCTTGCAAAGTTGGAACTAGAAACACGGTTAGGGCAAGTAGATAAAGATGACGAATGTACATTAAATGATGAGAAACATATGGAGATTATTCATTATGTCAAAGAAGACCTAGAAGATGTAAATAGAGCATTAGTGAAAATTGATTTAGGCGTTTATGGCTTATGCGAATCAACAGGTAAAAGAATCCCCCTAGACAAACTGCGAATATTCCCGACTGTTAGAACAATTGATGAAGTAAATTATCCAAACAATTATATACATTAA
- the lspA gene encoding signal peptidase II → MYYYILALVVILMDQVTKWVIVTKMEYGDHLPVIENFLYITSHRNRGAAWGILEGQLWFFYIVTTIVIIGIIYYMKKLPQTQVLIRVALALMLGGAIGNFIDRLFRKEVVDFINFTNIFSYDYPIFNIADAALVVGVILVIIHTLLDGREKEKN, encoded by the coding sequence GTGTATTATTATATCTTAGCATTAGTCGTTATTTTAATGGATCAAGTAACAAAGTGGGTGATTGTTACAAAAATGGAGTATGGTGATCATCTACCAGTTATAGAAAATTTTTTATACATAACTTCACATCGTAATAGAGGAGCGGCTTGGGGCATATTGGAAGGGCAGCTGTGGTTCTTTTATATCGTCACAACAATTGTCATCATTGGCATTATTTATTATATGAAAAAACTCCCTCAAACACAGGTGTTGATACGTGTTGCGCTAGCATTAATGCTTGGAGGAGCAATCGGTAATTTTATTGACCGTCTGTTTAGAAAAGAAGTTGTTGATTTTATTAATTTTACGAATATTTTTAGTTATGATTACCCAATTTTTAATATTGCTGATGCAGCATTAGTTGTTGGAGTCATACTGGTAATTATCCATACACTACTAGATGGACGAGAGAAGGAGAAAAATTAA